A window of the Tenebrio molitor chromosome 1, icTenMoli1.1, whole genome shotgun sequence genome harbors these coding sequences:
- the LOC138139045 gene encoding odorant receptor Or1-like has translation MFAKSDKKPDKFQWKSIIKTNIMILRVVGLWPRGAEGYEPNLYTLYSAVLNFVVSCSSIFQSAYIFLIYTDLQALAAIIFVIFTDWLAGVKVCYFVFKTSILKEQMTELESTMFQPKLAQQRVFQASVTSWRLIYTAFSVLTIITLHLWTFFPILDGTVKEHRLPFWAWYPYDAHSSPLYELTYVHQIISVWCLAMANVNMDALIAALMMFISAQCDVLSDNLKGLTGDDFNDKLVECIKHHKRIVRFAANCNRFFNEIALGQFFTSSASLALAMFQLTLVEPLSSECYSLLFYVSAITVQIFLYCWCGTDVEVRVSHLSIF, from the exons ATGTTCGcgaagagcgacaaaaaaccGGACAAATTCCAGTGGAAGTCCATAATCAAGACAAACATCATGATTTTGAGAGTCGTGGGTCTTTGGCCCAGAGGCGCAGAAGGCTACGAGCCAAACCTCTACACTCTGTACTCCGCAGTGTTGAACTTTGTCGTCAGCTGCAGCAGCATCTTCCAGTCGGCTTACATCTTCTTGATCTACACCGACTTGCAAGCCCTCGCCGCGATAATCTTCGTGATCTTCACCGACTGGCTGGCGGGCGTCAAAGTGTGCTACTTCGTCTTCAAGACCAGCATCCTCAAAGAACAAATGACGGAACTGGAGTCGACGATGTTCCAGCCGAAACTCGCCCAACAAAGAGTTTTCCAAGCAAGCGTCACTTCTTGGAGACTCATTTACACCGCGTTTTCGGTGCTGACCATAATCACGCTCCACTTGTGGACGTTTTTCCCCATACTGGATGGTACCGTGAAGGAGCACAGACTGCCGTTTTGGGCGTGGTACCCGTACGACGCCCACTCCTCGCCGCTCTACGAACTCACCTACGTCCACCAAATAATCAGCGTGTGGTGCCTCGCCATGGCCAATGTCAATATGGACGCTCTGATTGCGGCGTTGATGATGTTCATTTCTGCACAATGCGACGTCTTGAGCGATAACTTGAAGGGGTTGACTGGGGACGACTTCAACGACAAGCTGGTGGAGTGCATCAAGCACCACAAGAGAATCGTGAG GTTCGCCGCGAATtgtaatcgattttttaacgAGATCGCTTTGGGGCAGTTTTTCACCAGTTCGGCTTCTTTGGCGTTGGCGATGTTTCAATTGACTCTG GTGGAACCGTTGAGTAGCGAGTGCTATTCTCTCTTGTTCTACGTGAGCGCCATCACGGTACAAATTTTCTTGTATTGCTGGTGTGGGACTGATGTGGAAGTCAGGGTGAGTcatttgagtattttttga